One segment of Streptosporangium brasiliense DNA contains the following:
- a CDS encoding LysR family transcriptional regulator, producing MDLNLLTALDALLHEVSVTRAAERLGTSPAAASRKLATLRRVLGDPLLVRAGQRLVPTPRALELREEVRTLLQRSEALLAPAPALDLAQLRRTFTIQTSDLLLTGLGAPLMERINAQAPQADVVFAPEALEGGPALRQGEVDIELGVLGDLDPEIRIEPLARVAMVAVAREDHPLFAEPITPQRFAQASHIGISRRGRLRGPIDAALAKHGLRRRVAAVVPGHTTAMMLTATSDLVCLTIDGWLGQALTALGLRAFPIPLDVPPMAIGMAWHPRHAADQGHTWLRCQLRMVTSSLVESAA from the coding sequence ATGGATCTGAACCTGCTGACGGCGCTCGACGCCCTTCTGCACGAGGTCAGCGTGACCAGGGCAGCCGAGCGGCTGGGGACCTCACCTGCCGCGGCCAGCCGCAAGCTCGCCACCCTCCGTCGCGTACTGGGCGATCCTCTTCTCGTCCGCGCCGGGCAGCGCCTCGTCCCCACTCCGCGGGCACTGGAACTGCGAGAGGAGGTACGTACGCTCCTGCAACGATCCGAAGCCCTGCTCGCGCCCGCGCCCGCGCTGGACCTCGCCCAGCTGCGCAGGACCTTCACCATCCAGACCAGTGACCTGTTGTTGACCGGCCTGGGCGCGCCGCTCATGGAACGGATCAACGCTCAGGCTCCGCAGGCGGACGTGGTGTTCGCACCCGAGGCGCTGGAGGGAGGCCCCGCGCTGCGGCAGGGCGAGGTGGACATCGAGCTCGGCGTGCTGGGCGACCTTGACCCCGAGATCCGCATCGAACCGCTGGCCCGCGTTGCCATGGTGGCCGTGGCCAGGGAAGACCACCCGCTGTTCGCCGAGCCCATCACCCCGCAGCGCTTCGCGCAGGCGTCGCACATCGGCATCTCACGTCGCGGGAGATTGCGCGGCCCCATCGACGCTGCGCTGGCCAAGCACGGTCTGCGCCGCCGGGTGGCCGCTGTCGTTCCCGGCCACACCACCGCCATGATGCTGACCGCCACCAGCGACCTCGTCTGTCTGACGATCGACGGATGGCTCGGACAGGCCCTCACCGCGCTGGGCCTGCGAGCCTTCCCCATCCCGTTGGACGTGCCCCCGATGGCGATCGGCATGGCCTGGCACCCACGCCACGCGGCCGATCAGGGACACACCTGGCTCCGCTGCCAGCTCCGCATGGTCACCAGCAGCCTTGTCGAGAGCGCCGCCTGA
- a CDS encoding YncE family protein, producing the protein MTYDARAGREGDVLAVVSQSGPTVSFFDAADHRLLGVLDVLAEPHELCLDPARRLLWCTHSYHAGYYHANNGRRSEITLIDPGERRIVDVIDLTPEHAPHGLAIDAARDLLYVSVEGAEDRPGAVMVVDLATRKPIGRIGTGAKGPHWFVISPDGNTGYASNKEAPYVSVVDLRTGTMTAKVEVPGSEGLAVSGDGGKVFVAAPYGSFAAPGAPAAPGIRVIDTATASITEVLPTGAVTFPVHVTTTGQLLTGELRMEPAIDSRLGRQAPGRLTVFDAHDHRPLGSIEVGHFPLTITSSPDGRLGYVSCVSSSTVDIVDLEEMRRLEQLKIPKRGEPGAHGLAYIPRQTS; encoded by the coding sequence ATGACGTATGACGCACGAGCCGGGCGGGAAGGCGATGTCCTGGCGGTGGTGAGCCAGAGCGGACCCACGGTGTCGTTCTTCGACGCGGCCGACCACCGGCTGCTGGGCGTGCTCGATGTCCTGGCTGAGCCGCACGAGTTGTGCCTCGACCCGGCGCGGCGCCTGCTGTGGTGCACGCACAGCTACCACGCGGGCTACTACCACGCCAACAACGGCCGACGCAGCGAGATCACCCTTATCGACCCCGGCGAGCGCCGCATCGTGGACGTGATCGACCTGACGCCCGAGCACGCACCGCATGGGCTCGCCATCGACGCCGCCCGGGACCTGCTGTACGTCAGCGTCGAAGGGGCCGAGGACCGGCCGGGCGCTGTCATGGTCGTTGACCTCGCCACCCGCAAGCCCATCGGCCGCATCGGCACGGGCGCCAAGGGCCCGCACTGGTTCGTCATCAGCCCGGACGGCAACACAGGCTACGCCAGCAACAAGGAGGCACCATACGTGTCGGTGGTGGATCTGCGTACCGGCACGATGACGGCCAAGGTGGAAGTGCCCGGCAGCGAGGGCCTGGCCGTCTCCGGCGACGGCGGCAAGGTCTTCGTCGCCGCCCCGTACGGCTCCTTCGCCGCCCCCGGAGCGCCGGCGGCGCCCGGCATCCGCGTCATCGACACCGCCACGGCGTCGATCACCGAGGTCCTGCCCACCGGCGCCGTGACGTTCCCCGTCCACGTCACCACCACCGGACAACTGCTCACGGGCGAACTGCGCATGGAACCTGCTATCGACTCCCGGCTCGGCCGCCAGGCACCTGGCCGGCTCACCGTGTTCGACGCGCACGACCACCGGCCGTTGGGCAGCATCGAGGTCGGACACTTCCCGCTGACGATCACCTCCTCCCCGGACGGCCGACTCGGCTACGTCTCCTGCGTGTCCTCCTCCACGGTGGACATCGTGGATCTGGAGGAGATGCGCAGGCTGGAGCAGCTGAAGATTCCCAAGCGCGGCGAGCCGGGCGCACACGGCCTGGCCTACATCCCCCGCCAGACATCGTGA
- a CDS encoding IS5 family transposase (programmed frameshift), whose product MDGGQWDWIVPAGLWEIARPLLPAPRVRPQGGGIVGVADEAVFAAIVYVLVSGCSWRALPPCFGASKSTVHRRFLIWSCAGVWERLHQAVLDQLAGDGLLDVSRVVLDSAHVRAKKGGEHTGPSPVDRGKPGSKLHVLSDAAGLPLVVGLSAANVHDSRWLKPTMLALQLRHSPVQGRYRKIGKLHADKAYDHPELRRWLRGKRIGVRIARKGVESSQRLGRHRWVIERTISWLFGYRRLSPRYERHPYAYLAFFTLAAAMTCHKRHLKLTM is encoded by the exons ATGGACGGCGGGCAATGGGACTGGATCGTCCCGGCGGGGTTGTGGGAGATCGCGCGGCCGTTGCTGCCGGCGCCTCGGGTGCGCCCGCAGGGCGGCGGGATCGTCGGTGTCGCTGATGAGGCGGTGTTCGCCGCGATCGTCTACGTGCTGGTCAGCGGATGCTCCTGGCGGGCGCTGCCGCCGTGTTTCGGAGCCTCGAAGTCCACTGTGCATCGCCGGTTTTTGATCTGGTCGTGTGCCGGGGTGTGGGAGCGGTTGCACCAGGCCGTCCTGGACCAGTTGGCCGGCGATGGCCTGCTGGATGTGTCGCGCGTGGTGCTCGACTCGGCGCATGTGCGCGCCA AAAAAGGGGGCGAACACACAGGTCCTTCGCCCGTGGACCGGGGTAAGCCCGGTTCCAAGCTGCACGTCCTGTCGGACGCAGCCGGACTGCCTCTGGTCGTCGGCCTGTCCGCGGCCAACGTCCACGACAGCCGCTGGTTGAAGCCGACGATGCTCGCCCTCCAATTGAGACACAGCCCTGTGCAGGGCCGGTATCGCAAGATCGGCAAGCTCCACGCCGACAAGGCCTATGACCATCCTGAGCTGCGGCGATGGCTGCGCGGCAAGCGCATCGGAGTGCGTATCGCCCGCAAGGGCGTCGAGTCCAGCCAGCGACTGGGCCGCCATCGCTGGGTGATCGAACGAACTATCTCCTGGCTGTTCGGCTACCGGCGCCTGTCACCCCGTTACGAGCGTCACCCCTACGCCTACCTGGCCTTTTTCACCCTCGCTGCAGCCATGACCTGCCATAAGCGACATCTCAAACTCACCATGTAG
- a CDS encoding IS5 family transposase, translating to MAEQRPYPSDLSDARWKLLEPVLTAWRTERRGKGLDIGRPPEHDLRAIMNAILYVDRTGIPWRYLPHEYPPWQTVYGYFAHWQTDGIFIQLSALLRRLARTTEGRDPEPTACIIDAQSVKTSANVPATGQGYDAGKKIAGRKRSIVTDTLGLLLAVLVTAAGVSDGAAGLPLLTQVAADNPTITKAWADSGYRTTVIEHGAALGIDVEVVRRDPATRGFTPLPRRWVVERTFGWLMLHRRLTRDYEALPTRSEAMIHTAMIDLMTRRLTRESTPTWRNT from the coding sequence ATGGCCGAGCAGCGACCGTACCCCAGTGACCTGTCCGACGCCCGCTGGAAGCTCCTCGAACCCGTGCTGACCGCCTGGCGCACCGAACGCAGAGGAAAGGGCCTGGACATCGGACGCCCACCCGAGCACGACCTGCGCGCCATCATGAACGCAATCTTGTACGTCGACCGCACCGGCATCCCCTGGCGCTACCTGCCACACGAGTATCCGCCCTGGCAGACCGTCTACGGATACTTCGCCCACTGGCAGACCGACGGCATCTTCATCCAGCTCAGCGCCCTGCTGCGCCGCCTGGCCCGCACCACAGAAGGTCGCGATCCCGAACCGACGGCCTGCATCATCGACGCCCAAAGCGTCAAAACCTCAGCCAACGTGCCGGCCACCGGCCAGGGCTATGACGCCGGCAAGAAGATCGCCGGCCGCAAGCGCAGTATCGTCACCGACACCCTCGGCCTGCTCCTCGCGGTGCTGGTCACCGCCGCCGGCGTCTCCGACGGCGCCGCCGGCCTGCCCCTGCTGACCCAGGTCGCCGCAGACAACCCGACCATCACCAAAGCCTGGGCCGACAGCGGCTACCGCACCACCGTCATCGAGCACGGCGCCGCCCTCGGCATCGATGTCGAGGTCGTCCGCCGCGATCCCGCCACCAGGGGGTTCACCCCTCTTCCCCGCCGCTGGGTCGTGGAGCGGACCTTCGGCTGGCTGATGCTCCACCGCCGCCTGACCCGTGACTACGAGGCCCTGCCCACCCGCTCCGAAGCCATGATCCACACCGCCATGATCGACCTCATGACCCGCCGACTCACCCGCGAATCCACCCCGACCTGGCGAAACACCTGA
- a CDS encoding PadR family transcriptional regulator, producing the protein MGKLATEMLKGTLEGIVLAILSSRPAYGYEITAQLRDQGFSDIAEGTVYALLVRIEQRGLVDVEKVPSEKGPPRKVYSLNDQGREYLEEFWRTWSFLAERLEQLREGGN; encoded by the coding sequence ATGGGCAAGCTCGCCACCGAGATGCTCAAGGGAACGCTGGAGGGCATCGTCCTGGCGATCCTGTCCAGCCGGCCCGCGTACGGCTACGAGATCACCGCGCAGCTGCGGGATCAGGGCTTCTCCGACATCGCCGAGGGCACCGTCTACGCGCTGCTGGTCAGGATCGAGCAGCGCGGCCTGGTCGACGTGGAGAAGGTCCCGTCGGAGAAGGGGCCGCCACGCAAGGTGTACTCCCTCAACGACCAGGGACGGGAGTACCTCGAAGAGTTCTGGCGAACCTGGAGCTTCCTGGCCGAGAGGCTCGAACAGCTCCGCGAAGGAGGCAATTAG
- a CDS encoding DUF1048 domain-containing protein gives MATGSNEPKSRYLQYLEVVTGSLEEKKRYRHYKARIKQLPENYRIAVEAVERYLMHFGPADGAGAMAMYEDLADLFEQGAADRTPIRDIVGDDPIEFVEAFMANYPLGQYRARERNRFANAIARAAGETTPPQDRTE, from the coding sequence ATGGCCACAGGGTCGAACGAGCCGAAAAGCCGCTACCTGCAGTATCTGGAGGTGGTCACCGGGTCGCTGGAGGAGAAGAAGCGCTACCGGCACTACAAGGCGCGTATCAAGCAGCTTCCCGAGAACTACCGCATCGCGGTCGAAGCCGTGGAGCGCTACCTGATGCACTTCGGGCCGGCCGACGGCGCCGGCGCGATGGCGATGTACGAGGACCTCGCCGACCTGTTCGAGCAGGGCGCGGCGGACCGAACCCCGATCCGCGACATCGTCGGCGACGACCCCATCGAGTTCGTCGAGGCGTTCATGGCCAACTACCCCCTCGGCCAGTACCGGGCCCGCGAACGCAACCGCTTCGCCAACGCCATCGCCCGCGCCGCCGGCGAAACCACCCCACCACAAGACAGGACAGAGTGA
- a CDS encoding ABC transporter ATP-binding protein, whose product MTTQQAPAIQVRGLEKSYKELRVLRGVDFEVARGSIFALLGSNGAGKTTAVKILSTLLKADAGTARVNGFDVAAQAANVRESISLTGQFAAVDEILSGRENLVLVARLRHLKDPGKIADDLLARFSLTDAGGRKVATYSGGMRRRLDIAMSLIGDPPVIFLDEPTTGLDPQARIEVWQAVRDLADRGTTVLLTTQYLDEAEQLADRIAILHEGRIIVNGTLAELKQLLPPAKVEYVEKQPTLEDVFLTLVGTTA is encoded by the coding sequence ATGACGACCCAGCAAGCCCCGGCGATCCAGGTGCGGGGTCTGGAGAAGTCCTACAAGGAGCTGCGCGTGCTGCGCGGCGTGGACTTCGAGGTGGCGCGGGGCAGCATCTTCGCCCTGCTCGGCTCCAACGGGGCGGGCAAGACCACCGCCGTGAAGATCCTGTCCACGCTGCTCAAGGCCGATGCGGGCACGGCCCGCGTCAACGGCTTCGACGTCGCCGCGCAGGCCGCGAACGTGCGTGAGTCCATCAGCCTCACCGGGCAGTTCGCCGCCGTGGACGAGATCCTCAGCGGGCGGGAGAACCTCGTGCTGGTCGCCCGGCTGCGGCACCTCAAGGATCCGGGCAAGATCGCCGACGACCTGCTCGCGCGGTTCTCGCTGACCGACGCGGGCGGGCGGAAGGTGGCGACGTACTCGGGGGGCATGCGCCGCCGCCTCGACATCGCGATGAGCCTGATCGGCGATCCGCCGGTCATCTTCCTCGACGAACCGACGACCGGACTCGACCCCCAGGCCCGCATCGAGGTGTGGCAGGCCGTCAGGGATCTCGCCGACCGGGGCACGACGGTGCTGCTCACCACGCAGTATCTGGACGAGGCCGAACAGCTCGCCGACCGGATCGCGATCCTCCACGAGGGCCGGATCATCGTCAACGGCACCCTGGCCGAGCTCAAGCAACTGCTGCCGCCCGCCAAGGTCGAATACGTCGAGAAGCAGCCGACCCTCGAGGACGTCTTCCTCACCCTCGTCGGGACGACGGCATAA
- a CDS encoding ABC transporter permease encodes MSKHFFGDTTVLLGRSLRHITRSPDTIITTAIMPIAMMLMFVYVFGGAIRTESDSYVNYMLPGILLITVASGIAYTAYRLFMDMKGGIFERFQSMPTARSSVLWAHVLTSLVANLVSVGVVMLVALLMGFRSGAGVPAWLAVAGILILFTLALTWIAVIPGLTAKTMEGASAFSYPLIFLPFLSSAFVPTATMPGPVRAFAENQPVTSIVNAIRALFTGQPVGTDIWVALAWCVGILVVAYAFAMRTYHRRIS; translated from the coding sequence ATGAGCAAGCATTTCTTCGGTGACACCACCGTCCTGCTGGGACGGTCCCTGCGCCACATAACCCGCAGCCCGGACACCATCATCACGACCGCGATCATGCCGATCGCCATGATGCTGATGTTCGTCTACGTGTTCGGCGGCGCGATCAGAACAGAGTCGGACTCGTATGTGAACTACATGCTGCCCGGCATCCTGCTCATCACAGTCGCCTCGGGCATCGCCTACACCGCCTACCGGCTGTTCATGGACATGAAGGGCGGCATCTTCGAGCGCTTCCAGTCGATGCCGACCGCGCGGTCGTCGGTGCTGTGGGCGCACGTGCTGACCTCGCTGGTCGCCAACCTGGTCTCGGTCGGGGTCGTGATGCTCGTGGCCCTGCTCATGGGCTTCCGCTCGGGGGCGGGAGTGCCGGCGTGGCTGGCGGTGGCGGGCATCCTGATCCTGTTCACCCTGGCGTTGACCTGGATCGCCGTCATCCCCGGCCTGACCGCCAAGACCATGGAAGGCGCGAGCGCGTTCTCCTACCCGCTCATCTTCCTGCCCTTCCTCAGCTCGGCGTTCGTGCCCACCGCCACCATGCCCGGCCCGGTGCGCGCCTTCGCCGAGAACCAGCCGGTGACCTCCATCGTCAACGCCATCCGCGCCCTGTTCACCGGGCAGCCGGTCGGCACCGACATCTGGGTCGCCCTCGCCTGGTGTGTCGGCATCCTCGTCGTCGCCTACGCCTTCGCCATGAGGACCTACCACCGCAGGATCTCCTAG
- a CDS encoding cytochrome P450, protein MNDFVHTLTAMPTARQSGCPFDPPKELIEAREHGPISRFPFPSGHQGWLVTGYDLVRSVLADQRFSSRKELMLHHPLVDYGDIEVPPAPPGEFLLMDEPQHSRYRKPLVGKFTVRRMRLLTERVEQITADHLDAMDKAGPTADLVTAFAKPIPSIVICELLGVPYEDRGRFQENIDTFLGGEVSDEELIAAYLATQEYLAELVAAKRANPTDDVLSDLLDSDLTDEELKGIALILLAAGFDTTANMLALGTFALLRNPDQLAALRTDPALTDQAVEELLRYLSVAKQFHRVALEDVELGGHTIEAGTTVILSLNTANRDPERFPDPHTLDLRRQNGGHLAFSHGIHQCLGQQLARVELRVALPALINRFPTLRLAVPAEEVSLRPETADIYGVKSLPVTWDA, encoded by the coding sequence ATGAACGATTTTGTCCACACCCTCACGGCGATGCCGACCGCGCGTCAGTCCGGCTGTCCCTTCGACCCGCCCAAGGAGCTGATCGAGGCCCGTGAGCACGGCCCGATCAGCCGCTTCCCCTTCCCCAGCGGTCACCAGGGCTGGCTGGTCACCGGATACGACCTGGTCCGGTCGGTCCTGGCCGACCAGCGGTTCAGCTCCCGCAAGGAGCTGATGCTCCACCACCCGCTGGTCGACTACGGCGACATCGAGGTCCCCCCGGCGCCGCCCGGCGAGTTCCTCCTCATGGACGAGCCGCAGCACAGCCGCTACCGCAAACCCCTGGTCGGCAAGTTCACCGTCCGACGGATGCGGCTGCTCACCGAACGCGTCGAGCAGATCACCGCCGACCACCTGGACGCCATGGACAAGGCCGGCCCGACGGCCGACCTGGTGACCGCGTTCGCCAAGCCCATCCCCTCCATCGTGATCTGCGAGCTGCTGGGCGTGCCGTACGAGGACCGGGGCCGCTTCCAGGAGAACATCGACACCTTCCTCGGCGGAGAAGTCAGCGACGAGGAGCTGATCGCGGCCTACCTGGCGACCCAGGAGTATCTCGCCGAGCTGGTGGCCGCCAAGCGCGCCAACCCCACCGACGACGTGCTCAGCGACCTGCTCGACAGCGACCTGACCGACGAGGAGCTCAAGGGCATCGCCCTGATCCTGCTGGCAGCCGGGTTCGACACCACCGCCAACATGCTGGCGCTGGGCACCTTCGCCCTCCTGCGGAACCCCGACCAGCTCGCCGCGCTGCGCACCGACCCCGCGCTCACCGACCAGGCCGTCGAAGAGCTGCTGCGGTATCTGAGCGTCGCCAAGCAGTTCCACCGGGTCGCGCTGGAGGACGTCGAGCTGGGCGGCCACACCATCGAGGCCGGCACGACGGTCATCCTGTCCCTCAACACCGCCAACCGCGACCCCGAACGCTTCCCCGACCCCCACACGCTCGACCTGCGCCGGCAGAACGGCGGCCACCTGGCCTTCAGCCACGGCATCCACCAGTGCCTGGGCCAGCAGCTCGCCCGCGTCGAGCTGCGCGTCGCGCTCCCCGCCCTGATCAACCGCTTCCCCACGCTACGCCTGGCCGTACCCGCCGAGGAGGTCAGCCTGCGCCCGGAGACCGCGGACATCTACGGAGTCAAGAGCCTCCCCGTCACCTGGGACGCGTAA
- a CDS encoding serine hydrolase domain-containing protein gives MLGAGALAGAHAGLAGHANASVSRDGGDDAEHGVEHGWGKVADAFRKNFRNPGEVGAACSVYVGGRPVVNLWGGLADREADRPWRKNTIVQVASTTKGATAICAHMLAQRGELDLDAPVARYWPEFGAAGKDQIPVRWLLSHQAGLPIVDGPLTFEQACAWHPVIRALEAQKPLWRPGTEHVYHSITFGFLVGEVVRRISGKSLGRFFAEEVAAPLGLSAWIGLPEKQERRVARIHYAAPFSVEELTAGLIAITGLDADTVTAWVNAVWAPGSVQARAGELGGALDNTTDYHTTRAWRAAEFPAANMLTDARSLARMYAATVSDVDGVRLLDPSTVERMTVVQTDRTPMHGLPPGLNIPADRSFWMSLGFWRACQPLPMAGPGSFGHPGSGGSIGFADPDAGVGFGYVTNLWNFRPDDPRAADLAKAVRTCLG, from the coding sequence GTGCTGGGCGCCGGCGCGCTCGCCGGCGCACACGCCGGCCTCGCCGGCCACGCCAACGCCTCCGTGAGCCGTGACGGTGGTGACGATGCCGAGCACGGTGTCGAGCACGGCTGGGGAAAGGTCGCCGACGCGTTCCGCAAGAACTTCAGAAACCCCGGCGAGGTCGGCGCGGCGTGCAGCGTCTACGTGGGCGGCCGCCCGGTCGTCAACCTGTGGGGCGGCCTCGCCGATCGTGAGGCGGACCGACCGTGGCGCAAGAACACCATCGTCCAGGTCGCGTCCACGACGAAAGGCGCTACCGCGATCTGTGCCCATATGCTGGCACAGCGCGGTGAACTGGATCTGGACGCCCCGGTGGCCCGATACTGGCCGGAGTTCGGCGCTGCCGGCAAGGACCAGATCCCGGTGCGCTGGCTACTGTCACACCAGGCCGGTCTGCCGATCGTCGACGGACCGCTGACGTTCGAGCAGGCCTGCGCGTGGCACCCGGTCATCCGCGCACTCGAGGCGCAGAAGCCGCTGTGGCGGCCGGGCACCGAGCACGTCTACCACAGCATCACGTTCGGGTTCCTGGTTGGGGAGGTCGTGCGCCGGATCTCCGGCAAGTCACTGGGCAGGTTCTTCGCCGAGGAGGTGGCCGCCCCGCTCGGGCTGAGCGCCTGGATCGGGCTGCCTGAGAAGCAGGAGAGACGGGTGGCCCGGATCCACTACGCCGCACCGTTCAGCGTGGAGGAGCTGACGGCCGGGCTGATCGCGATTACCGGGCTCGACGCGGACACGGTCACCGCATGGGTGAACGCCGTATGGGCTCCGGGCTCGGTCCAAGCCCGCGCCGGCGAGCTCGGCGGCGCCTTGGACAACACGACCGACTATCACACCACGCGTGCCTGGCGCGCGGCCGAGTTCCCGGCCGCGAACATGCTCACGGATGCGCGCTCGTTGGCGCGGATGTACGCCGCCACGGTCAGCGACGTCGACGGGGTGCGGCTGCTCGATCCGTCAACAGTCGAGAGAATGACGGTCGTTCAGACCGACAGGACGCCGATGCACGGGCTGCCGCCGGGGCTGAACATCCCCGCTGACCGATCCTTCTGGATGTCGCTCGGGTTCTGGCGGGCCTGCCAACCGCTGCCGATGGCCGGACCGGGGTCGTTCGGCCACCCGGGCTCCGGCGGATCGATCGGCTTCGCCGACCCCGATGCCGGTGTCGGCTTCGGCTACGTCACGAACCTCTGGAACTTCCGGCCCGACGATCCGCGCGCGGCGGACCTGGCCAAGGCCGTCCGGACCTGCCTCGGATGA